In Rhodothermus marinus DSM 4252, a single genomic region encodes these proteins:
- a CDS encoding sigma-54 interaction domain-containing protein produces the protein MDREAIQQRFGIVGQSAAIRNVIDRARMVARTDITVLLQGESGVGKELIAHAIHGMSPRRHGPFVIVNCGAIPEGLIESELFGAEKGAYTGAVERRKGYFEEADGGTIFLDEIGEMPLAAQVRLLRVLETGEFTRVGSSRPIKTDVRIIAATNKDLAKAVRAGHFREDLYYRISTVIIEIPPLRERREDIIPLFEYFLHRAAQRYGTPLRRLDESARQLLLRYHWPGNVRELRNVAEQVAVLLTKTTITAEDLRPLLRGVSAGRSLMPVSRASEHGGDPRERELIYRLLLELRLDMHEIKALLHRLVSGQVRRPEQLPAPSEEPAFRPSPSWTEAEDVDFVEDVPFEEELDFEPVETPDRWEPEPENRAEASTDRSEQKTAEQSSASGLLNGERLPTLAEAERMLIVEALKRYGGNRRQAARALGISERTLYRKLKEIDEAL, from the coding sequence ATGGATCGAGAAGCCATTCAGCAACGCTTTGGGATCGTCGGGCAATCGGCGGCCATCCGGAACGTGATCGACCGCGCCCGGATGGTCGCCCGCACGGACATCACCGTGCTGCTGCAGGGCGAAAGTGGCGTGGGCAAAGAGCTGATCGCGCATGCCATTCACGGGATGAGTCCGCGCCGCCACGGGCCCTTCGTGATCGTCAACTGCGGGGCGATTCCGGAGGGCCTGATCGAATCCGAGCTGTTCGGTGCCGAAAAGGGCGCCTACACCGGCGCCGTCGAGCGCCGCAAGGGGTACTTCGAAGAGGCCGACGGCGGCACCATCTTTCTGGATGAAATCGGCGAGATGCCGCTGGCCGCCCAGGTGCGGCTGCTGCGCGTGCTGGAGACCGGAGAGTTCACGCGGGTGGGCTCCAGCCGTCCCATCAAAACCGACGTGCGTATCATTGCGGCGACGAACAAGGACCTGGCGAAGGCCGTCCGCGCCGGACACTTTCGGGAGGATCTGTACTACCGCATCAGCACGGTCATCATCGAGATTCCGCCGCTGCGCGAGCGCCGCGAAGACATCATCCCGCTGTTTGAATACTTCCTGCACCGGGCGGCCCAGCGCTACGGCACACCGCTACGCCGGCTGGACGAAAGCGCCCGCCAGCTGCTGCTCCGCTACCACTGGCCGGGCAACGTGCGCGAGCTGCGCAACGTGGCCGAGCAGGTGGCCGTGCTCCTGACTAAGACCACCATCACGGCCGAAGACCTGCGGCCACTGCTGCGGGGCGTGAGTGCCGGCCGTAGCCTGATGCCGGTCAGCCGCGCGTCGGAGCACGGCGGCGATCCCCGGGAACGCGAGCTGATCTACCGGTTGCTGCTGGAGCTCCGGCTCGACATGCACGAGATCAAGGCGCTGCTGCATCGGCTGGTCTCCGGCCAGGTGCGGCGGCCCGAGCAGCTCCCGGCTCCGTCCGAAGAACCGGCCTTCCGCCCGTCGCCTTCCTGGACGGAGGCCGAGGATGTGGACTTCGTGGAAGACGTTCCCTTCGAAGAGGAGCTGGACTTCGAGCCGGTCGAAACGCCCGATCGGTGGGAGCCGGAGCCGGAAAACCGGGCGGAAGCGTCCACCGACCGGAGCGAGCAGAAAACGGCCGAGCAGTCATCGGCTTCCGGCCTGCTGAACGGCGAACGGTTGCCCACGCTGGCCGAGGCCGAGCGCATGCTGATCGTCGAGGCGCTCAAACGCTACGGCGGCAACCGGCGGCAGGCCGCCCGGGCGCTGGGCATCAGCGAGCGTACCCTTTACCGCAAGCTGAAGGAGATCGATGAGGCGCTGTAA
- a CDS encoding HDOD domain-containing protein, which translates to MSNAIPEYIYESVRSLPPLPAAVERLLAMSREPEVDFRKVSQVIESDPALTARILRAANSAFYGVSRRVQTVRQAVVLLGHEVVINLALGVSVLNLKRNLLKQWPGDPAAFWRHSLSVALMARELARQLKLTDTEGAFVAGLLHDIGKLVLLSHHGVVYAQTLLAARQSSDPLYLLERELFEVDHAAAGYALCQHWNLPEALAQAVAEHHADEPPASGTIAELVYDANELIKRLGLGDSGNAFTTLRTGPLPPHRRLTFDRLQELVRQLISELEHTEAILEGPSHRDTLPTLPARSRGTVHLHLRDPQMVDLLRVVLWAMGYEAVVIGDAESSPASSPRLLGLIADTSIPATRRFAYEQHGIPVLTELFPPHTPHVDLAALRRRLVQAFNHQTTAAS; encoded by the coding sequence ATGTCGAACGCGATTCCTGAATATATCTACGAAAGTGTCCGTTCGTTGCCACCGCTACCGGCCGCCGTCGAACGCCTGCTGGCCATGTCGCGGGAGCCGGAGGTAGATTTTCGGAAAGTATCGCAGGTCATCGAGTCGGATCCGGCGCTGACCGCCCGCATTCTTCGGGCGGCCAACTCGGCCTTCTATGGCGTTTCGCGGCGCGTGCAGACGGTGCGGCAGGCCGTCGTGCTACTGGGCCACGAAGTGGTGATCAACCTGGCGCTGGGCGTTTCGGTGCTCAACCTGAAGCGCAACCTGCTCAAGCAGTGGCCCGGAGATCCGGCCGCCTTCTGGCGCCATAGCCTGAGCGTAGCCCTGATGGCCCGCGAGCTGGCCCGCCAGCTCAAGCTGACCGACACCGAAGGCGCCTTCGTGGCGGGACTGCTGCACGACATCGGCAAACTGGTGCTGCTTTCCCACCACGGGGTCGTGTACGCGCAGACGCTGCTGGCCGCCCGCCAGAGTTCCGATCCGCTCTACCTGCTGGAACGCGAACTGTTTGAAGTGGACCACGCCGCCGCCGGCTATGCGCTGTGCCAGCACTGGAACCTGCCCGAAGCGCTGGCGCAGGCCGTCGCCGAACACCACGCCGACGAGCCGCCCGCCAGTGGCACCATTGCCGAACTCGTCTACGACGCCAACGAACTGATCAAACGGCTGGGACTGGGCGACAGCGGCAACGCCTTTACCACGCTTCGGACCGGTCCGCTACCGCCGCATCGCCGCCTCACGTTCGACCGCCTGCAGGAGCTTGTCCGGCAACTTATCTCCGAACTGGAACACACCGAAGCCATCCTGGAAGGCCCCTCCCACCGGGATACGCTCCCCACGCTTCCGGCCCGCTCGCGCGGAACGGTCCACCTGCATCTGCGCGATCCTCAGATGGTTGACCTGCTGCGCGTGGTGCTCTGGGCGATGGGTTACGAAGCCGTCGTGATCGGCGACGCCGAGTCTTCTCCGGCTTCCTCCCCCCGTCTGCTGGGACTGATCGCCGACACGTCGATTCCGGCCACGCGGCGCTTTGCCTACGAGCAGCACGGCATTCCGGTGCTGACCGAGCTGTTTCCGCCGCATACGCCGCACGTGGACCTTGCTGCGCTGCGTCGGCGGCTGGTGCAGGCCTTCAATCACCAGACCACCGCAGCCTCCTGA
- a CDS encoding riboflavin synthase produces MFTGIIEEVGQIARIDPLGGGRRLTIRANFAGALRPDQSVAVNGVCLTVVAADAQTFTVEVVEETLRKTTLGRLTDGMPVNLERALPADGRLDGHFVQGHVDTTGEVVSVEVEETDRLYRIRFPRAFRPYLIPTGSIAIDGISLTVARLEEETLTVAIIPHTFRKTNVSTWQPGTPVNLEFDMIGKYVIGWLTHGRDPKAVALRSSSPLESA; encoded by the coding sequence ATGTTTACCGGTATCATCGAAGAAGTGGGGCAGATTGCCCGGATTGATCCGCTGGGCGGCGGACGACGGCTGACGATCCGGGCAAATTTTGCCGGCGCGTTACGTCCTGACCAGAGCGTGGCCGTCAACGGGGTCTGTCTGACCGTGGTAGCGGCCGATGCGCAGACGTTCACCGTCGAAGTGGTGGAAGAGACGCTGCGCAAGACGACGCTGGGACGCCTGACCGACGGCATGCCCGTCAACCTGGAACGGGCACTGCCCGCCGACGGCCGGTTGGACGGCCACTTCGTGCAGGGCCATGTTGATACCACCGGCGAGGTGGTGTCCGTCGAGGTGGAGGAAACCGATCGCCTTTACCGCATCCGCTTTCCCCGGGCGTTTCGCCCGTACCTGATTCCCACCGGCTCCATTGCGATCGACGGCATCAGCCTGACCGTGGCCCGCCTCGAAGAGGAAACACTTACGGTGGCCATCATCCCCCACACGTTCCGGAAGACGAACGTTTCGACCTGGCAGCCGGGCACGCCGGTCAATCTCGAATTCGACATGATCGGCAAATATGTGATCGGCTGGCTGACGCACGGCCGGGACCCGAAGGCCGTCGCCCTGCGTTCATCTTCCCCGCTGGAAAGCGCTTAA
- the miaB gene encoding tRNA (N6-isopentenyl adenosine(37)-C2)-methylthiotransferase MiaB, with translation MNLIQDLEILDDLDAPKLTAEEAEGARKVYIETYGCQMNVSDSEIVAAILRAHGYGLTRDPEQADVVLLNTCAIRENAEQKVRHRLDIFRAHKRKQRPGLRIGVLGCMAERLRHKLLEEEQLVDLVVGPDAYRDLPRLLEEAETTGQAAVNVQLSREETYADIAPVRYDSNGVTAYVSIMRGCDNMCAFCVVPFTRGRERSRPVQSILDECARLVEEGYREVTVLGQNVNSYRYTENGTVVTFPELLYRVSLISPELRVRYSTSHPKDCSDELLHVHRERHNVCNYIHLPVQHGNTDVLRRMRRTYTREQYLALVERARRIVPGISLSTDIIAGFCGETEEEHRDTLSLLEEVRFDHAYMFMYSERPGTYAARKYKDDVPLEVKKRRLQEIIELQTRISLENNRKEIGRVHTVLVEGPSKRSPEQLCGRTDTNKMVVFDRHDFRPGDYVRVRITDCTSATLFGEPLGRTTLAESAHTEPALI, from the coding sequence ATGAACCTGATTCAGGACCTGGAAATTCTCGACGATCTGGACGCGCCCAAGCTGACGGCCGAGGAGGCGGAGGGAGCGCGCAAGGTGTACATCGAGACGTACGGCTGCCAGATGAACGTCTCCGACTCGGAGATCGTAGCGGCCATTCTGCGCGCGCACGGCTACGGGCTGACGCGCGACCCGGAGCAGGCCGACGTCGTGCTGCTCAACACGTGCGCCATCCGGGAAAACGCCGAGCAGAAGGTCCGGCACCGGCTCGACATCTTCCGGGCGCATAAGCGGAAGCAGCGGCCCGGCCTGCGCATCGGCGTGCTGGGCTGCATGGCCGAGCGCCTGCGGCACAAGCTGCTGGAAGAGGAGCAGCTCGTCGATCTGGTCGTAGGACCCGACGCCTACCGCGACCTGCCGCGTCTGCTGGAAGAGGCCGAAACGACCGGCCAGGCGGCCGTCAACGTCCAGCTCTCGCGCGAAGAGACCTACGCCGACATCGCCCCGGTGCGCTACGACTCGAACGGGGTGACGGCCTACGTGTCGATCATGCGCGGCTGCGATAACATGTGCGCCTTCTGCGTGGTGCCCTTCACGCGCGGACGTGAGCGCAGCCGCCCCGTGCAGAGCATTCTGGACGAATGTGCCCGCCTGGTGGAGGAAGGCTACCGGGAGGTGACCGTCCTGGGCCAGAACGTCAACTCGTACCGCTACACGGAAAACGGTACCGTTGTCACCTTCCCGGAACTGCTCTACCGCGTCAGTCTGATCTCGCCGGAACTGCGCGTGCGCTACTCGACGAGCCATCCCAAGGACTGCTCCGACGAGTTGCTGCACGTGCACCGCGAGCGGCACAACGTGTGCAACTACATCCACCTGCCCGTGCAGCACGGCAACACCGACGTGCTCCGTCGCATGCGCCGCACCTACACGCGCGAGCAGTACCTGGCGCTGGTGGAGCGGGCGCGTCGCATCGTGCCGGGCATCTCGCTCTCGACCGACATCATCGCAGGCTTCTGCGGGGAGACCGAAGAGGAACACCGGGATACGCTCTCGCTCCTGGAAGAAGTCCGCTTCGACCACGCTTACATGTTCATGTACTCGGAGCGGCCCGGCACCTATGCCGCCCGCAAGTACAAAGACGACGTGCCGCTGGAGGTGAAAAAGCGGCGGCTGCAGGAGATTATCGAACTGCAGACGCGCATCTCGCTGGAGAACAACCGCAAGGAGATCGGCCGCGTGCACACGGTGCTGGTGGAAGGCCCCAGCAAGCGAAGCCCGGAGCAGCTCTGCGGGCGTACCGATACGAACAAAATGGTGGTCTTCGACCGCCATGACTTCCGTCCCGGCGACTATGTGCGCGTGCGCATCACCGACTGCACGTCGGCCACGCTCTTCGGCGAGCCGCTGGGACGCACGACGCTGGCCGAATCGGCCCACACAGAACCGGCCCTGATCTGA
- the lptE gene encoding LptE family protein, with amino-acid sequence MISKKSYKRWVWLWWIGWLALGGCAYYSFTGAAIPSHLQTIAIPLVEDRSNSPFTNLDQQLTELLIERFVNQTRLTLEPDPEAADALLEVRIDRYTNEPTAVGGAERAERNRVTITVTVRYVDQVNDQVLLARSFSAFEEYDPIAQGLAGEEETARLVLRNLADDIFTAATSNW; translated from the coding sequence ATGATATCCAAGAAATCGTATAAGCGGTGGGTATGGCTGTGGTGGATCGGGTGGCTGGCGCTCGGCGGGTGTGCCTACTACAGCTTCACCGGCGCCGCCATTCCATCCCATTTGCAGACCATCGCCATCCCGCTGGTCGAAGATCGGAGCAACAGCCCGTTCACCAACCTGGACCAGCAACTCACCGAACTGCTCATCGAGCGCTTCGTGAACCAGACGCGGCTGACGCTCGAGCCCGATCCGGAGGCGGCCGATGCGCTGCTGGAAGTACGCATCGATCGCTATACGAACGAGCCCACGGCCGTCGGCGGGGCCGAGCGTGCCGAGCGTAACCGGGTGACCATCACCGTCACGGTGCGCTACGTGGATCAGGTTAACGATCAGGTGTTGCTGGCGCGGAGTTTTTCGGCCTTCGAGGAGTACGATCCGATAGCGCAGGGACTGGCCGGTGAGGAAGAAACGGCCCGGCTGGTGCTTCGCAATCTGGCCGACGACATCTTCACGGCGGCTACCTCTAACTGGTAA
- a CDS encoding anhydro-N-acetylmuramic acid kinase — MSIPERWQRLWRSTGRRVVGLMSGTSLDGIDAALVYLEGSGRNLHLSLEAFIHRPFPEALRTLLLRNSLPETSSVRELALLNARLAQLYAEAVEAVLEQAGRSREMLDLVGVHGQTVHHIPEPTECAGAAVTTTLQIGDPSVLANLLGVPVVGDFRQADMALGGQGAPLVPYFDYVYFTHPTETRGLLNIGGIANLTVLPADARPEDVRAFDTGPGNMLIDALAQRHFGAPYDPDGRYAAQGRPDESLLAELLYDPYFLKPPPKSTGREYFGEAFLAAFLEKAEALGVTDPHDQIATLTALTAASVYQAYARYVREIHPFDVLIVSGGGVHNRTLMALLERYFSPIPVRSVSDYGLDPDAKEACCFAVLAHELLNGVPTNLPSVTGARRPTLLGKLCLPA; from the coding sequence ATGAGCATCCCGGAACGCTGGCAACGGCTCTGGCGGAGCACCGGCCGCCGTGTCGTGGGTCTGATGAGCGGCACTTCGCTGGACGGTATCGATGCGGCGCTGGTATATCTGGAAGGGAGCGGCCGTAACCTGCACCTTTCGCTGGAAGCGTTCATCCACCGCCCGTTTCCCGAAGCGCTCCGCACGCTGCTTTTGCGTAACAGCCTGCCCGAAACGTCGTCGGTGCGGGAGCTGGCGCTGCTGAACGCCCGGCTGGCGCAGCTCTACGCCGAAGCCGTCGAAGCCGTGCTGGAGCAGGCCGGACGATCTCGGGAGATGCTCGACCTCGTCGGGGTGCACGGCCAGACCGTTCACCACATTCCGGAGCCCACCGAGTGTGCCGGCGCGGCCGTGACGACCACGTTGCAGATCGGCGATCCGTCGGTGCTGGCCAACCTGCTGGGCGTGCCCGTGGTGGGCGACTTCCGTCAGGCCGACATGGCGCTGGGCGGGCAGGGGGCCCCGCTCGTACCTTACTTCGACTACGTGTACTTCACGCACCCGACGGAGACGCGCGGCCTGCTCAACATCGGCGGGATCGCCAACCTGACCGTCCTGCCGGCCGATGCCCGCCCCGAAGACGTCCGCGCCTTCGATACCGGTCCGGGCAACATGCTCATCGATGCGCTTGCGCAGCGACACTTCGGCGCGCCCTACGACCCGGACGGCCGCTATGCCGCGCAGGGACGCCCCGACGAAAGCCTGCTCGCCGAACTGCTCTACGATCCCTACTTTCTCAAGCCCCCGCCGAAGTCCACCGGCCGCGAATACTTCGGCGAGGCATTTCTCGCGGCTTTTTTAGAGAAGGCCGAGGCGCTGGGCGTGACCGACCCGCACGACCAGATCGCCACGCTGACGGCGCTGACGGCCGCCTCGGTCTATCAGGCCTATGCCCGCTATGTGCGGGAAATTCATCCCTTCGACGTGCTGATCGTCTCGGGCGGGGGCGTGCACAACCGCACGCTGATGGCGCTGCTCGAACGGTACTTTTCGCCGATCCCGGTACGCTCGGTGTCCGACTACGGCCTGGATCCCGACGCCAAGGAAGCGTGTTGTTTTGCCGTTCTGGCGCATGAGCTGCTGAACGGCGTGCCCACGAACCTTCCGAGCGTGACCGGGGCACGCCGACCGACCCTGCTCGGCAAGCTCTGCCTTCCCGCCTGA